TGTAATTGAAGAACTTGCAAGTAGCTTCAGCAAAAAGCATCCAAATGAAAACGTTTCAGCAAGCAATTATTACTTTAAAGtaagaaaaaaaatgattcaTACATTTGCAGTTCTTCAATTGGGGATAAGAACTTGTTCATTTGAATGATCGAAACCCCTGTGAAAAATCAGTTAAAGAAAACAAGTAAGAGACGTTACATAAAAAAGAGTAAGTTCATAGTTAAGCAACAAGGGCAGGATTTAAAGAAAAGGATTTAGAACTTGCATGGTTCTATAGGAAGTTCCTCACTATAGGTAATTGTACTTCACTGTTGCAGTCTGTTGATATTTCATACAGGAAAATTTCACGTAAAGCTTGCAAATCAGCCTGCAAGCAGCAAGTTGTGTTTATTAGATTTTTGCTTCTGATTCAGGTGTAGGATAAAATAAGTGGAGCAAGAATTGGCAAGAAAAAAGAGAAGAACTTAAAGTTGAAAACCCAAGAACACCCATTCCACGGTAGTTTTTTAGAATTTGCAATATAAAAACTCCTGTATCATACCTGTGATGGAgcataaaaaaatgaaaaaattgGAAATTAGTATGCAAAGACATGAAACTGTGTATAGTTCTAAAGTAAACAAAATTCAAAACAAAAAATGGTAGGAGAAAAAAAGATTAGGTATGAACCTGAAATGAGTTCTAGGTACAACAGCAAATTTGTAGTCAAAGTCCTTGATGTTGAAAGCATTGCAATTTGGGTATGTCACGCAAATAGTGTTTTGAAATTGTAGGCAACAGTGCTAATGATAGTTGTAAATTTGTCTTGCCCAGAGCCGTTAGGATTCATAATATCGAAATACTTCCCGGAATCCAGGTTTGTGGAAATTGATATCCATTGCTTATCATTGAAACAAGGTAAGTGTACCTAAGAAAAAAAATATAAGTTTGCATTTTATTGGGTCAAAAAAGTTGTGTATTGTTTAAGCATATGTACTGGTTCATAAATGTTTTGATACTCAATCATCAGGGAAGAAAACTAACGAAATTAGCTATATCGGGGCTGAAGCCAACCCTTCCTTCACTTAGAATATCTCTAGAAATAGGATCTGAATGATTCAACATTGGCCGCATGAATAATTCCTGCGATGTCAATTGTGAAAATATCAATAATACTTAATTACTGATGCTTATATCTTTTATGGTCAAATTTGGTGACTGAAAATGAAAAGTGCTAATCAAAATATGAAGCAAAAAAACACTACCATGTCTTCTCTTTGAACAATGTGTGTAATTGCATCGGTGTTTGGGATGAGGCCTTGCCTTCCATGGAATAGTTGGTTGGTATTAAGAATTTTGGAATGACAATCTAAGGAATGGGGACTCATCCAACAGCCAGGTCTGAATGAAATAGTCAAAGTCTTCTGATCAACCCAAACTTCATTGACTTGGAAAATCCTTTGGCTATTTTTTTCATTGTTCAATGGAAAAGAACAAAAGAGCATGAAGAGGTAGTAGCAGAGCATGACAAAAAAAGAGGGAACAAAAATATAGAAACTTTTTGCTTCAAGTTACGAGAAAGAAAAATACCTTGAGTCCAAGGTTGACAGAGCTGCGTTCATAGTCTTGTAGAACTCAGACTGAACTGGGCTTGAGAAAATTACTTGTTGGTACTGCATACTTTTGTTTTGGTAAACAACTGATGTTGAAGAAAATTTCTGAAATAATTTCTTCTTTCCTTCTGCCATTTCATTTCTTTTGCATTCGAGTTCATAGTCTTCTAGAAGTTTATATAAACCTGGATCGTCAAGTGGAGTACCAAATCTGTTTTCTGCTTGTCCAGAGTTAATGCTGAAAGGCCTAAGAGGGCTATTGCTATAGAGGAATGGAGATTTCTGATTGGGTAACATAGGATAGTTGCTTGTAGAATTAACAATAAGGTTGGGAGCATTAGGCATTGAAAAGCTCGTGTTATTGGAAGCAGTCAGTTGATGCGGAAGTGCATCATGTAGGCTCTCTGTTATAGCATTGAACGAGGGAATATCATGTTCAAAATTGTTTCCTATGGAATAAGAATATCCAGTCTTAGTATCAGTTGTACCAGCCTTTTTCATTTGAAGTTCTGCTTGTTCATAATTATGGCTAGGGACAAGTGAAGAGTGCAGTTGTACAGCTGGTACTTCTACTTGATCTTCTGTACAATATAATGAATCTGCTGTTGTAAGATGGCACAAGAATGACAAAGTTATTTATATTGAATTAGTATGGGGAGAAGAAAATTTAGTTATGTTGATGAACAACAAGAACAGAAGCGTTACCTTTATTGTTTGAGATAAATTTCCACTGACTTATACTGAATTTTTCTTGTCTAcattgtagaaaatcttttccaTTCATTTCCCTCACTGATTGGTCAGACTTTATTGTATCAAGAATCACTGTGTTTTGATATTTGGAAAGAAAATGGAGCACAGTTGAATCAGTAAAATGATTTAGTTTTTATTGGCAGAAGCTAGAATTTTTTTTGGAAACTACGTGTTAAACAAGGGAAGACTATGAGAAAAACGGTTAAACAAATGCGGGCATAAGTGATTACCTTGGAAAGTAGTAGAACCACCTATATCAGTTTTGGTTTGTCCATTCAATTTGATAACATCTGTACCAAGTAGGGCAGTAGTAAATGATGAGGCATTAGGCATAAGTAGGTGAAAATCTATGTGCTTGTCAATGTGGAGAGATTCAGAGAAGCTTTGAATGAGATATTCTACTGATACTTTGGTATTTTTTTCATCAAAAGTCGCTGGAAGAATGTGAGGCCCAGGGAAATCAGTGAAATCAATTGAAGAGAGGAAAGATTCTAGGACTGAATGATCTTCCATTTTCAACTTGTATAAAGAAGGATCAGCTGCAGTATTGTTTGACTTAACAATTGGAAGAAAATGAGATGTTGTAGGTTCATCAGTCCTGTTTGCTTGGGAAGGATTTTGCAAGCCAAAACCACTGTGTGCCTCATCAATGTAAGACTGCAGTGTTGGTACAGAATTTGATATGAATGTTTGCCAGAATTTCCGAGTGCTACGTTCTACCCTTGCCTTTTCCTTATTAAAATAGAAAACATGGATTAGAAAAATTAATAATTAATTAGATGACTAATGAAGCAAAACATATGAGAGCGTTGTTGTAATTTTCTGAACAAACTGACCTCTACATTGTGAATAGAAGGGAACTTGGTATTGATGTAATGCAGAACTGTTTCAAGAAGTTCTAATTCTATTACATTCGGTTCGTCATGGAATGGGGTTGAATATATGTGCTTCATCTGGTTATATTTGTCAAAAAATAGAGAAGATAAGTAATTGTTTCAAGATATAAATGTCACAACAGTAATTGGAAAAGAAAAGCACTTGTGCTGTCTTCTGACATTATGCAGTTTAGAAAAAACTAAAAATAGAATGGAAGTTGTTATTTCTTACTGGTAGCCTCCCGAACTGTGTCTTCACTCCAGGCATTGTATCAAGAGCTAGTAGAGCATTCAGCATAGTTGATGACCACATCGGAAGTCTTGGGAAAGTATTACAAGGTATCTTGTATTCAGATGTGATTAGGAATTCAAAGTGCATGACCTACAAAAATGTTTGAGAAAGGAATGGTCAGCATAAACAGTTAACCACTTTGTTTTAGTTTGATGAAGATAAAGATATTATATATGACTGAAATAAAGAACTGAAATTCATAAAAGAGTTATGAAAAGAAAATTCTTACCACCAATATTAGTTTACACCCTCCTGGCATGGCTGAGGGGTTGTTCCTTATGTCAGATTTTTTTAATTTGATGTACCAAGAA
The sequence above is a segment of the Aegilops tauschii subsp. strangulata cultivar AL8/78 chromosome 6, Aet v6.0, whole genome shotgun sequence genome. Coding sequences within it:
- the LOC109759051 gene encoding uncharacterized protein — protein: MVILFSSMSGSPRSKMSTANESVLKKTDIQQLQITELSEDNTRKKQKGVMLDHLNMFLIFLSNLTDDQKSLVRKLGFGSILHISCNSNVDDLFHWLAAQFNTSTCIIKLENGFKFQFTDNVVHKILGIPCGGLRIHTIPTDQTVQFMNTFLQSANATQEHIFSMISPTTTKEDFSRIFMLLALSILIAPNSKGVPTKKFFNALVDIDSDLDTIGANLPCPSWYIKLKKSDIRNNPSAMPGGCKLILVVMHFEFLITSEYKIPCNTFPRLPMWSSTMLNALLALDTMPGVKTQFGRLPMKHIYSTPFHDEPNVIELELLETVLHYINTKFPSIHNVEEKARVERSTRKFWQTFISNSVPTLQSYIDEAHSGFGLQNPSQANRTDEPTTSHFLPIVKSNNTAADPSLYKLKMEDHSVLESFLSSIDFTDFPGPHILPATFDEKNTKVSVEYLIQSFSESLHIDKHIDFHLLMPNASSFTTALLGTDVIKLNGQTKTDIGGSTTFQVILDTIKSDQSVREMNGKDFLQCRQEKFSISQWKFISNNKADSLYCTEDQVEVPAVQLHSSLVPSHNYEQAELQMKKAGTTDTKTGYSYSIGNNFEHDIPSFNAITESLHDALPHQLTASNNTSFSMPNAPNLIVNSTSNYPMLPNQKSPFLYSNSPLRPFSINSGQAENRFGTPLDDPGLYKLLEDYELECKRNEMAEGKKKLFQKFSSTSVVYQNKSMQYQQVIFSSPVQSEFYKTMNAALSTLDSSQRIFQVNEVWVDQKTLTISFRPGCWMSPHSLDCHSKILNTNQLFHGRQGLIPNTDAITHIVQREDMELFMRPMLNHSDPISRDILSEGRADLQALREIFLYEISTDCNSEVQLPIVRNFL